The following DNA comes from Mycolicibacterium lutetiense.
CGGCGTCACCGGGACCCTGACTCCTGGCGCTCCGGCCAGTTACGCGGTGTGGGAGGCCGACGACCTGGAGGTCAGCGCGCCGGCCAACGCCGTCCAGCGGTGGTCCACCGATCCGCGGTCGCGGGTGCCCGCACTACCTCGGCTGGCTGCCGACGCCGACCTGCCGCGCTGCCGTCAGACCGTCCACCGGGGTGTTCTGATCCATGGGCAGTGACCGTCCCCGGAACCGATCCGAACGACCGGGACCCAACGAAACCACCGACGTCATCCCCGCCGTCGAGGAAGACGAACTCGCCGAACTGGATGAGCTCGACGACGTGGCCTTCGACGAACTGGACGAGGACGTCACCGGCGATCCGGTGGCCGACACCGATCCCGATGACGATCCCGAGGACCGTGGGTATCGACTGACGGCGGCGGGCACGCCGGACCGCTGGTCCGTGGTGACCGTCCGGGCGTCGCGATTGGGCCGGGCCGCGGCCGTGCGCTGGGCGCAGTTGAGTGCGGCGGTCGGCGGCGGGCTCGCGATGTGCCTGAGCTACCCACCGACCGGCTGGTGGTGGGCGGCCTTCGTCGGGCTGGCATTGATCAGCTGGGTTCTGACCCTGCGCTCCACCACTCGGGCCGGCGGCTTCGGCTACGGGTTCCTGTTCGGCCTCGCGTTCTACATTCCGCTACTGCCGTGGATCAGCGGTCTGGTCGGCGCGATGCCGTGGCTGGTCCTGGCCGCCATGGAGGCGCTGTTCTGCGGGCTGTTCGGCCTGTCTGCGGTCGTGGTCAGGCGATTGCCCGGGTGGCCGTTGTGGTTCGCCGCACTGTGGGTCACCCAGGAGTGGCTCAAATCGACGGTGCCGTTCGGCGGATTTCCTTGGGGCGTGGTCGGATTCGGTCAGACCAACGGACCATTGCTGGCCATTGCGCGGTGGGGCGGCGCGCCGCTGCTGTCGTTTGCGGTGGCGCTCGTCGGCTTCAGTGCGACGCTACTGGCGTGCGAAATCGCGCGCTGGTGGCGGCACGGCCACAAGCCGGGCTTCCCCGCACCCGCGGTGATGCTGCCCGGGCTGAGCATCACGGTGGTGCTGCTGGCGACCACGCTGCTGTGGCCGCAGGTCCGTCATTCGGCAACCGGCGCGGGCGACGAACAGACCGTCACCGTGGCCGCCGTGCAGGGCAATGTGCCCCGGCTCGGCCTGGAGTTCAATGCCCAGCGCCGTGCGGTGCTCGACAACCACGTGAAAGAAACTCTGCGACTCGCCGACGACGTCCGCGCGGGCAGCGCACCGCAGCCGATGTTCGTGGTCTGGCCCGAGAACGCCTCCGACATCGATCCGATGGCCAACGCCGACGCCGCCGCACAGATCACCGCGGCGGCCGACGCCATCGGGGCCCCGATCCTGGTGGGCACCATCACCAAGGCCGGCGGTTACACCCGGGACAATCCGGTGGCCACCAACACCGTGGTCGTCTGGGATCCCGAACACGGGCCCGGTGAGCGCCACGACAAGAAGATCGTGCAGCCGTTCGGCGAGTACCTGCCGTGGCGCAGCTTCTTCAAGCACCTGTCGTCGTATGCCGACCGGGCCGGCTATTTCGTGCCGGGTGAGGGCAACGGCGTCGTGCATGCCGCCGGCGTGCCGATCGGGGTGGCCACCTGCTGGGAGATCATCTTCGACCGGGCCGCGCGGGAATCGGTGCTCAGCGGCGCCCAGGTGCTGACGGTGCCCACCAACAACGCGACGTTCGACGAGAACATGAGTGCGCAGCAGTTGGCGTTCGGCAAACTGCGGGCCGTCGAGCATGATCGCTACGTCGTGGTCGCAGGCACCACCGGAATCAGTGCGGTGATTGCTCCGGACGGACGCG
Coding sequences within:
- the lnt gene encoding apolipoprotein N-acyltransferase, with product MGSDRPRNRSERPGPNETTDVIPAVEEDELAELDELDDVAFDELDEDVTGDPVADTDPDDDPEDRGYRLTAAGTPDRWSVVTVRASRLGRAAAVRWAQLSAAVGGGLAMCLSYPPTGWWWAAFVGLALISWVLTLRSTTRAGGFGYGFLFGLAFYIPLLPWISGLVGAMPWLVLAAMEALFCGLFGLSAVVVRRLPGWPLWFAALWVTQEWLKSTVPFGGFPWGVVGFGQTNGPLLAIARWGGAPLLSFAVALVGFSATLLACEIARWWRHGHKPGFPAPAVMLPGLSITVVLLATTLLWPQVRHSATGAGDEQTVTVAAVQGNVPRLGLEFNAQRRAVLDNHVKETLRLADDVRAGSAPQPMFVVWPENASDIDPMANADAAAQITAAADAIGAPILVGTITKAGGYTRDNPVATNTVVVWDPEHGPGERHDKKIVQPFGEYLPWRSFFKHLSSYADRAGYFVPGEGNGVVHAAGVPIGVATCWEIIFDRAARESVLSGAQVLTVPTNNATFDENMSAQQLAFGKLRAVEHDRYVVVAGTTGISAVIAPDGRVLARTEFFQPAYLDSQIRLKSELTPATEWGPALQVALVTLGIGALLAAMLHNGGFVQRMLRRRTGEGPRR